The Gemmatimonadota bacterium DNA segment AACCGCAAGAAATCGACGCGGACGAAGCGACTGATCGATTGAATGAGGGCACCGAAGCGGAGCGCAGGCAGCAAGCGGATGCGGCAGCTGTGAGGCGTGTCCGGGTCGCAATAATGGAGCGGTACGCCAGGACGCAGGGATTCCGGAAAGAAAACGACAGGCGGTTCTCGCACAAGGATGGAGGTTGGATTGTCCGGGCCAATGGTGCGCGCTTCCCTTGGGAGCACTATGGGGCTGATGGTGGACTCGTTCGCCATTACCTGCCCAGAGAACACTGTCTGGAGCGCGAACCGTTGCAAATCGAAGCTGACGTTTGGCGGTTGATGGAAACAAGGCCGGAAATCTATGCGCTCATATTGGCGGATATCAGCGGCGCTCCGACCGAAGTGACCGGATCCCGCTTGAAAGCCATGCAGGCAGAAGGGCAAGTCGTTTTATTTCCCGCGACATACAGACTGGTATTCGATGAGAGTGGTGTTGGATGACGGAATTTGACCGCTCCATGGGAAAGCCGGGAATAGCGAAGGATTCCCACAATTGGTGCTTGTACATGGTTTTGGTGTGGTGCCGGAGCGCCTTCCGAATTGTGCACGCAAGCGGTCTTGATCGAAATGTCGGATGAGCGGCCGGTGTCAGAAGATTGCGCCCCGCTCTGATTGATCGCTGGTGACCTGCCCCCCCGGAAGCTAGGCCACTCATTGTGAGAAGGTTCTCGGATAGCGCATCAATAGTTCACTGATGTACTAGTTCAGGTTCTGTGGCTGGGCTGCTCGCAGCGTGGTCCCCCCTGTAGCGCACGCGCGACACTCGAGGGGGAGCAACCGAGCACGGACAACGTGCATTCTCCGGAGCCGTCTCCGCCGACGCGGTTGGACACGGACAACGGCTTCCGGCTGGGCCCGGAACTGCCGGAGGAGCTGCCGCTTCTCCCCTCGGGCTCGTTTCGCACCGCGGCGCCGGGCCACCCGTCGTCCGCACCTGTTGACCCCGGCTCCAGGGCCGATCCCGATCGGTTCTTCGACGACGACTACACCGAGGTGCTGCGAGAGATCATCGGGGAGATCGTCGAGCAGGAGGGGCCGATAACCCTGCGGGCGCTCGCGCAGCGGGTCGCCCACAGGCACGGGTGGCGACGAACCGGAAGGCGAGTCCAGGAACGTGTGCACGTCAACCTCGCGTCGGTGGAGCACCACTCCGAGTTCGGAATTGTCTTCGCGTGGGCACCAGGAAGCCACGCCGACCGCGTGCCGTACCGGGGACTGCGCGATCGGGCCATACGAAGCGTGTCCCGCACGGAAATTGCTTCGGTCATCGATCGGCATTTCCGCGAGCTGTCGGAGGCAGAGGACTTTGTTCTCGGATTGTCGCGTCTGTTGGGCATTGCGCGCCTAAGCCAAGACGACCGCGCCTATCTCGAGGAATGCGCGCGCTGGCGGGCGCTGGGCGTTGCCGGGTACCCGGAAGGGGATGACCATGGTCCTTAGGCTGGCCGGAGAGACTGACCCGCTGACGATCCCGGAGAGTGCCGGCCTCGGCATCATGTGCCTGCGGTCAACTGGCAACCGATCAGCCGCCAGTGTCAATGGCAACTGAAAACTGCACACTTTGGGGCGGTATTTCCAAACGCCGGGATCAGTGACTTGACTGCGGGGAGGGGCTCATGTCTTCGCGTAGCTGGGCGCCGATGCTTTCCGCGATCCTGGCAGCGGCGGTTTGAATGGAATCCTGTGCGAGGCGAGCGTAGCGAGCAGTAGTTTGCGCCTGTGTATGGCCAAGCAATTTCCCGATCATGGTGAGGCTTTCGCCGAGAGCCAATGCTTGAGAAGCGAAGCTGTGCCTCAAATCGTGAAATCGGACGTCCTCAAGCCCCGCGCGCTTGCGGATGCGACGCCAGGGGCGCCGTCGTCCGACCCACTCCGCATGCCGCGAATCAGGCGACTCGCGGTCCGCGAATCGAGGCGGTGGAGCGGATGTTCGGGAAGGCGGGAAAACCGCCGTCAGATACTGCGGGAACTCCCGTCAGGCGCAGCAGATCTCGCAGTCAGGTGCGCGGGATTCCGCACCCGGTCACGCGACGGCCGGTGGATAGAGGTCGAGGCGGACGGTGCGGTCGGCCCGGAGCGCGACTTCCAGCACCCGCCCCGCGATCTCCTCCCGCTCCAGCCAGCTCAGGGCGTGCTCGAACAGTCTCGTTTGGACGTCGAGGCTCATCAGCCCGTGCGCCACGGTGATGCAGACCAGCCCGGGATGGCGAGGCTCGCGCTGCACCAGCGTCGTGAAGTCGGTCCGGTCGTTCGTCACCAGGACGTAGCCTTCGGCGACCGCGCGCCGG contains these protein-coding regions:
- a CDS encoding ATPase; the protein is GGENEVELGEATQRGDDPEVRPAGGDGKSEFVGVGSVDHENETDTGLGSNEPQEIDADEATDRLNEGTEAERRQQADAAAVRRVRVAIMERYARTQGFRKENDRRFSHKDGGWIVRANGARFPWEHYGADGGLVRHYLPREHCLEREPLQIEADVWRLMETRPEIYALILADISGAPTEVTGSRLKAMQAEGQVVLFPATYRLVFDESGVG
- a CDS encoding DUF3320 domain-containing protein: MHSPEPSPPTRLDTDNGFRLGPELPEELPLLPSGSFRTAAPGHPSSAPVDPGSRADPDRFFDDDYTEVLREIIGEIVEQEGPITLRALAQRVAHRHGWRRTGRRVQERVHVNLASVEHHSEFGIVFAWAPGSHADRVPYRGLRDRAIRSVSRTEIASVIDRHFRELSEAEDFVLGLSRLLGIARLSQDDRAYLEECARWRALGVAGYPEGDDHGP
- a CDS encoding DUF5615 family PIN-like protein codes for the protein MKFLIDECLSPSLATVARERGYPLSTHVTWLGLRARQDWALVRRAVAEGYVLVTNDRTDFTTLVQREPRHPGLVCITVAHGLMSLDVQTRLFEHALSWLEREEIAGRVLEVALRADRTVRLDLYPPAVA